One segment of Micromonospora parathelypteridis DNA contains the following:
- a CDS encoding carbon-nitrogen hydrolase family protein → MHPPYEVILRVDHAVDRPVARVDHSGRGAENRTPLRLAAVQPLCVPLDVAANARAHAAAVRAARARVVLFPELSLTGYELDAAVVSVDDPRLAPLVEACAETGALALAGAPVAGDHIAMLAVTGDGVSVAYRKMWLGDAEARRFRPGDTPSVLDVDGWRVGLAICKDTGVAAHAARTAALGIDVYAAGILESASDAAVTGERAHRIATAHRVWVAVASFAGSTGGGYAEAAGQSGIWTRAGEVYVRAGTQPGELVSTSIG, encoded by the coding sequence ATGCACCCACCGTACGAAGTGATCCTGAGAGTCGACCATGCGGTCGACCGCCCGGTCGCACGGGTCGACCACAGCGGCAGGGGTGCGGAAAACCGTACTCCGCTGCGGCTCGCGGCGGTGCAGCCGCTGTGCGTACCCCTCGATGTCGCGGCGAACGCTCGGGCGCACGCCGCCGCGGTCCGCGCGGCGCGGGCCCGGGTGGTGCTCTTTCCGGAGCTGTCGCTGACGGGGTACGAGTTGGACGCGGCGGTCGTGTCGGTCGACGACCCGCGGTTGGCGCCGCTGGTCGAGGCCTGTGCCGAGACGGGAGCGTTGGCGCTGGCCGGCGCACCCGTCGCCGGTGACCACATCGCGATGCTGGCCGTGACCGGTGACGGTGTGTCGGTGGCGTACCGGAAGATGTGGCTGGGCGACGCGGAGGCCCGCCGGTTCCGACCGGGCGACACGCCCTCCGTGCTCGATGTGGACGGTTGGCGGGTGGGGTTGGCGATCTGCAAGGACACCGGCGTCGCCGCGCACGCGGCGCGCACCGCCGCACTCGGGATCGACGTGTACGCGGCGGGGATCCTGGAGTCGGCGAGCGATGCCGCCGTGACGGGCGAGCGGGCGCACCGGATCGCCACCGCCCACCGGGTCTGGGTGGCGGTGGCGAGCTTCGCCGGGTCGACCGGCGGGGGCTACGCCGAGGCAGCCGGCCAGTCGGGCATCTGGACGCGGGCGGGCGAGGTGTACGTACGCGCGGGCACACAGCCGGGCGAGTTGGTCAGCACCAGCATCGGTTGA
- a CDS encoding alpha/beta fold hydrolase translates to MGEATTMGTVRSNDGTTIAYERSGTGPAVIMVDAAGGFREMGPLRSLAAHLVDEFTVLTYDRRGRGLSTDTLPYAPQREVEDLEALIRAVGGSAALYGFSSGAVLTLLAAAGGLSVTRLAVLEPPYEQSEQSTDEPDLAAEIVELVAAGRRGDAMLHFQRSIGVPAEFIDGMRNGPGWPALEALAHTLVYDLTLLTALPVEALRALTIPTLVLDSDQSDARLRGWAQGVAETLPAGRHRTLPGQWHGVPAEVLAPVLAEHFAGRAD, encoded by the coding sequence ATGGGCGAGGCGACAACGATGGGCACGGTCCGTTCGAACGACGGCACCACCATCGCGTACGAGCGCAGCGGCACCGGCCCCGCTGTGATCATGGTGGATGCGGCGGGCGGGTTCCGGGAGATGGGTCCGCTGAGGTCACTGGCGGCTCACCTGGTCGACGAGTTCACCGTGCTCACCTATGACCGGCGGGGCCGGGGGCTGAGCACCGACACCCTGCCATACGCGCCGCAGCGAGAGGTCGAGGATCTGGAAGCCCTTATTCGGGCGGTCGGTGGGTCGGCTGCCCTGTACGGCTTCTCCTCCGGTGCGGTGCTGACGTTGCTCGCCGCGGCCGGCGGCCTGTCGGTCACCCGCCTGGCTGTGCTGGAGCCACCGTACGAGCAGAGCGAGCAGTCGACGGACGAGCCAGACCTGGCTGCGGAGATCGTCGAGCTGGTGGCCGCCGGCCGACGGGGTGACGCGATGCTCCACTTCCAGCGCAGCATCGGGGTGCCAGCCGAGTTCATCGACGGTATGCGCAACGGGCCGGGTTGGCCGGCGCTGGAAGCCTTGGCGCACACTTTGGTCTACGACCTCACCCTGCTCACGGCATTGCCGGTCGAGGCGCTGAGGGCACTCACCATCCCGACGTTGGTGCTCGACAGCGACCAGAGTGACGCACGGTTGCGCGGCTGGGCGCAGGGGGTGGCCGAGACGCTGCCAGCCGGGCGGCACCGCACGCTGCCCGGGCAGTGGCATGGTGTTCCCGCCGAGGTGCTGGCACCGGTGCTCGCCGAGCACTTCGCCGGCCGCGCCGACTGA
- a CDS encoding DedA family protein, translating into MIRTSHALLATGTPTAAAEPPQGGIVGYVSDLVERLGGPGAGLAVALENLFPPIPSEVILPLAGFVAAQGRISLVGAIFWTTLGSVVGALALYLIGASLGRDRMRAIVARLPLVKLSDVDRTEAWFLRHGVKAVFFGRMIPIFRSLISIPAGVERMPVATFLLYTTLGSLIWNATFVLAGYLLGDNWHLVEGYVGALQKVVIVVCVAAVAWFVGSRVRRARRAARNPEMTEPDAFGPDDLSSGVPDPGGRGTLYRSGSWASDDR; encoded by the coding sequence ATGATTCGAACGTCCCACGCCCTGCTCGCCACCGGAACCCCCACCGCCGCAGCGGAACCGCCGCAGGGTGGGATCGTCGGATACGTCAGTGACCTGGTGGAACGGCTCGGCGGGCCGGGCGCGGGCCTGGCGGTGGCACTGGAGAACCTCTTCCCGCCGATCCCCAGCGAGGTGATCCTGCCGCTGGCCGGGTTCGTCGCGGCGCAAGGCCGGATCAGTCTGGTCGGTGCGATCTTCTGGACCACGCTGGGTTCGGTGGTGGGCGCGCTGGCGCTCTACCTGATCGGCGCGTCGCTCGGTCGCGACCGGATGCGCGCCATCGTGGCCCGGCTGCCACTGGTCAAGCTCAGCGACGTGGACCGGACCGAGGCATGGTTCCTCCGGCACGGCGTGAAGGCCGTCTTCTTCGGCCGGATGATTCCGATCTTCCGCAGCCTGATCTCCATTCCGGCCGGAGTGGAACGTATGCCGGTGGCCACGTTCCTGCTCTACACCACCCTGGGCAGCCTGATCTGGAACGCCACCTTCGTGCTCGCCGGCTACCTGCTCGGCGACAACTGGCACCTCGTCGAGGGGTACGTCGGCGCCCTCCAGAAGGTGGTGATCGTGGTCTGCGTGGCGGCGGTCGCCTGGTTCGTCGGGTCCCGCGTACGGCGAGCCCGCCGTGCCGCCCGCAACCCCGAGATGACCGAACCCGATGCCTTCGGTCCGGACGACCTCTCGTCCGGGGTGCCCGATCCCGGCGGGCGCGGCACGCTCTACCGGAGCGGATCGTGGGCCTCGGACGACCGTTAG